The DNA window TGTATACAGTGCAAAGAAGATGATGCTTTTATAAGAGAGATACTATCTTCTATAACAGACAGGGAAGTAGAAGAAGTAGTAGAGATAGAAAGAGAGTTCTCTAAAATATTTGACGGAGGCTGTCATACTCCTATGGGATGCAGCGGTGAAATATTAGGAGATGAGATCTGCCTCAAAGGAATGTACTGCCATGAAGGTGTAGTATATAAAGGAGAACTTACAGGGAAAAGAGAAGAGGGAAAAACACTTGCTCAAAAACTTGCAGGAATTATTAGGGGGCAGATTAATGAACAAAGGTAAGGTTTATATCGTGGGAGCAGGACCCGGGGACATGGAGCTTCTAACACTAAAAGCTAAAAGATGCGTGGAAGAGGCTGATTGTATAGTCTATGACAGGCTTATAAATAAAAGAATTCTAAAATTTGCAAAACCTGATGCAGAGCTTATCTATCTAGGAAAGCTCAACACAGAAGGTGGGGTGATCCAGGACGAGATTAACCAGACTCTTGTGAGGGAAGCTCTAAAGGGCAAAATTGTGACAAGATTAAAAGGCGGAGACCCCTTTGTATTTGGTAGAGGTGGAGAGGAGATACAGGAAATATTAAAAGAAGAAATTCCTTTTGAAGTTGTTCCTGGAATAACATCTTCGATATCTGTTCCTGCTTACTCTGGTATTCCTGTGACTCACAGGGGAATATCTAGGTCTTTTCATGTGTTTACAGGTCACACAATGGAAGACGGAGGATGGCACAATTTTGAGGCCATTGCCAAGCTGCAGGGGACCTTGGTTTTCTTGATGGGTGTAAAAAATCTTGATTTTATTACCGGGGATCTAATGAAAAACGGAAAAGATCCCGAAACCCCTGTAGGGATAATAGAAAAAGGAAGTACCTCTAGGCAGAGAGTCATAAGAGGAACTCTTTCAAATATAGTGGAGATTGCCAAAAAAGAAGATGTAAAACCACCTGCTATAATAATCATAGGAGGAGTTGTAAACCTTCGTGAAGAGTTTAACTGGTTTGAAAAAAAAGAACTTTTTGGTAAAAAGATACTAGTAACAAGAGATGAAAAACAGGCTGAAGCTATGAGCAGCATCATAGAAAAAAAAGGCGGAGAGGCGGTAGAACTTCCTCTTATTCAGATAGATGATCAGATGAAGGAATTTGATTACTCAGAGATAAAAAAATATACCTGTCTTCTTTTTAATTCGCAAAATGGAGTGAGAAGTTTCTTCAGATATCTTCCTGACATGAGATTATTGGGGGATATAAAGATAGGTGTGGTAGGAGTAAAGACTAAGGAAGAGCTTTCTAAAGTCAAACTCGTTCCGGACTTTATGCCTGAAGAGTATACAGGAGAACTTCTTGCAGAAGAGGCTGCCAATTATACAAAAGAGGGAGATGGAATTTTATTTGTAACCTCTGATATATCTCCTAGTAATCCTGAGGAGTGGAGTGCGAAGTACGGGAGAAACTTTGAAAAGATAGCTGCTTATAAAACAGTAAAAGTGAAAAAAGATAAAAATGAAGTTACAGAAGCACTAAAAGGTGTGGACATCGTCACATTCTTGAGTTCTTCTACTGTAGAGGCCTTTGTAGAGAGCCTAGATGGAGACCTCGATGAAGTGAAAGGAATAAAATTTGCATCCATAGGACCTGTGACAAGTGAGACCATGAAAAAATTGGGATTAACTGTAGATATAGAGGCTAAGGAATTTACTGCAAATGGAATTCTTAAAGCCATTGAGGAGGCTATGTAATGTTTAAAAGACACAGAAGACTCAGAAGCAGCCAGGTTATGAGGGATATGGTTAAGGATATTTATATAGATGTCAGGGACTTTGTGTATCCCCTCTTTATAGAGGAGGAGAAGGGAATAAAAAAAGAGATCCCTTCTATGCCTGGACAGTATAGAATATCTCTTGATATGTTAGAGCCCGAGCTAGATGAGATATGGAATCTAGGGATCAGAAGTGTATTGCTTTTCGGAATACCCATTGAAAAAGACCCCATGGGAAAAGAAGCATATAATGATTTTGGAGTAGTACAGGAAGCTGTGAGACTCATAAAAAAATTACATCCTGAAATGCTTGTGATAACAGATGTGTGTATGTGTGAATATACTTCTCACGGCCATTGTGGAATCCTGAGCGGACCTCATGTACTGAACGACGAAACATTGTATTATCTTTCTAAAATAGCTGTTTCTCATGCCAAGGCAGGAGCGGACATGGTAGCTCCGTCAGATATGATGGACGGTAGAATTCAGGCCATGAGAAAGGCTCTAGACAACGAAGGGTTCATAAATACCCCTATAATGTCCTACAGTGTAAAATACGCCTCATCATTTTACGGTCCTTTCCGTGATGCAGCAGATTCTGCTCCCTCTTTCGGAGACAGAAAGACTTATCAGATGGATTTTAGAAGTACGAAAGAAGCTCTTCGAGAGGCAGAGGCTGATCTAGAAGAGGGTGCTGACATACTCATAGTAAAACCTGCTTTAGCTTATCTAGATGTAATAAAGAGACTCTACAGAAGGTATGATGTCCCTATTGCAGCCTATAATGTAAGTGCAGAATACTCTATGGTAAAAGCTGCAGCAGAAAAGGGCTGGATAGATGAAAAGGGAATTGTTGTAGAAAAGATGTATGCCTTAAAGAGAGCTGGAGCTTCTATAATAATAACTTATCATGCAAAAGATATAGCGAGATGGCTCAAGAATAACGAGATTGACTAAGGAGTGAAATTGATGAGATATAAAAATTCTGCTGAAATTTTTGAAAGAGCAAAAAAAGTAATTCCAGGGGGGGTAAACAGTCCTGTAAGAGCCTTTGGATCGGTAAATAAAAGTTATCCCATCTTTGCCAAAAGAGCAAAGGGAAGCAAAATCTGGTGTGAAGATAATAATGAATATATAGACTACATCTGCTCGTGGGGACCTATGATATTAGGACACAACCATGAGAGGGTAGTAGCAGGTGTAAGAGAGGCTATAGAGGACGGAAGTTCTTTTGGTCTTCCTACAAAGATGGAGGTAGAACTGGCTGAGCTTGTGATAAAGTGCTATCCTTCCATAGAAAAAATAAGACTTACAACTTCTGGTACAGAGGCGACTATGGCTGCAGTTAGGCTGGCAAGGGCCTACACAAAGAAAAATAAGATATTAAAATTTGAAGGGTGTTATCACGGGCATTCTGATTCTCTCATGGTAAAAGCTGGATCAGGCCTACTTACTGACGGATACCAGGACAGCAACGGTATCACAGAGGGGACTATAAGGGACACCCTTACACTTCCTTTTGGAAGGCTTGACCTTGTAGAGGAACTCTTTGCAAAAGATGAAGACATAGCCTGTATCATAATGGAGCCTATTCCTGCCAATATGGGGATTATAGAGACAGATGTAGAATTCCTAAAAGGTATCAGAGAGTTGTGTACAGCCAATAATACAGTACTAATTTTTGATGAAGTAATAAGCGGGTTCAGACTGGCTCTAGGCGGGGCTCAAGAGCTCTACGAAGTGACTCCGGACTTGACTACTCTTGGGAAAATTATAGGGGGAGGATATCCTGTAGGCGCCTTTGGAGGAAAGAATGAACTGATGGACATGATCGCTCCTGTAGGGGATGTGTATCATGCAGGAACTCTGTCTGGGAACCCGGTTTCAGTGAGGGCAGGATATGAAACTATAAGTATCTTATTAGAGAACAAAGATACTCTCTATAGAGAACTAAAAGAAAAAGTAGATTATATTACTTCAAATATTGAGAAAATCTCCGAAAAAAATGGTGTTCCTGTGTGTATAAATAAACTGGGATCACTTTTCACAATATTTTTCACAGAAAAAGAAGAGATAAAGACTCTAGATGATGTTATAGAAACCGACGGAGAAAAATATGCAAGGTATTTTAATGTGATGCTCGATTCTGGTGTGGTTACTCCCCCTTCTAAATACGAGGCTCATTTTGTATCGGCAGCTCACACAAAAGATGATATGGATAAGACTTTAGAGATTATTGATAAGGCTTTTGAAGAGATCTCTAAAATGTAATAAAAACCCCGGCGGAATTAAAATCAGCTGGGGTTTTTATATGAAAATAAATTAATATGACTATCTGATCTAGAATATACTTAGAGATAATTCATCTGAAAGGTCCTCCAAAAGAGCCTCTCCAGCTATGGGATTGCCCTTTTCATCGAGAGCCGGGCTAAAGACCCCTATACCCATCTTTCCTGGAACCACAGACATTATTCCGCCCCCGACTCCTGATTTTGAAGGGATTCCTACTCTCAAGGCAAATTCTCCTGATCCGTCGTACATGCCGCATGTTATCATGAGAGTCTTTGCGATTTTTGCAATACGTTCACTGACTACTCTTTCTCCGTTGCTCATTACACCGCCTCTTGCTAAAAACAATCCGATTTTTGTAAGATCCTTTGCAGTGACCTCTATAGAGCACTGTTTGAAGTAAACTTCTAATGCGTCTTCCGCTTCACCATCTATATAGCCTTCGCCCTTCATGAAATAAGCCATGGCTCTGTTTTTATTACCGGTTCTTTTTTCTCCTAAATATACATCATTATTTATTTCAAGAGTTTCATTTTCTGATATTTTTCTAAAAAAGTTTAAAAGTCTGTCAAACCTCTCCTGGTTGTCAGCTCCTTTAATCAGTGCACTGGTGGCTATGGCTCCTGCATTTATCATAGGATTAAAAGGCTTGTGACTTTTGCAGGTCTCCAGTTTTTGTATGGAGTTAAAGGCATCTCCGGTGGGTTCCATCCCCACTTTAGAGAAGACATGTTCCTCTCCGTGATCAAGTATTGCCAGCATGAGTGTTATTGGTTTTGATACGCTTTGTATGGTGAATTTTACATCGTAGTCGCCTATTGAGTATATGGTACCATTAGTCTTAATGATACAAAGTCCAAGAGCATGTTTATTGGATTTTTCAAGTCCAGGGATGTAGTTGGCTACATTACCAAGTTCACTTATACCTCTGTTTTTTTCAACTAAACTTTTTAGAAATTTCTTCATTTTACATC is part of the uncultured Ilyobacter sp. genome and encodes:
- the glsA gene encoding glutaminase A codes for the protein MKKFLKSLVEKNRGISELGNVANYIPGLEKSNKHALGLCIIKTNGTIYSIGDYDVKFTIQSVSKPITLMLAILDHGEEHVFSKVGMEPTGDAFNSIQKLETCKSHKPFNPMINAGAIATSALIKGADNQERFDRLLNFFRKISENETLEINNDVYLGEKRTGNKNRAMAYFMKGEGYIDGEAEDALEVYFKQCSIEVTAKDLTKIGLFLARGGVMSNGERVVSERIAKIAKTLMITCGMYDGSGEFALRVGIPSKSGVGGGIMSVVPGKMGIGVFSPALDEKGNPIAGEALLEDLSDELSLSIF
- the cobA gene encoding uroporphyrinogen-III C-methyltransferase → MNKGKVYIVGAGPGDMELLTLKAKRCVEEADCIVYDRLINKRILKFAKPDAELIYLGKLNTEGGVIQDEINQTLVREALKGKIVTRLKGGDPFVFGRGGEEIQEILKEEIPFEVVPGITSSISVPAYSGIPVTHRGISRSFHVFTGHTMEDGGWHNFEAIAKLQGTLVFLMGVKNLDFITGDLMKNGKDPETPVGIIEKGSTSRQRVIRGTLSNIVEIAKKEDVKPPAIIIIGGVVNLREEFNWFEKKELFGKKILVTRDEKQAEAMSSIIEKKGGEAVELPLIQIDDQMKEFDYSEIKKYTCLLFNSQNGVRSFFRYLPDMRLLGDIKIGVVGVKTKEELSKVKLVPDFMPEEYTGELLAEEAANYTKEGDGILFVTSDISPSNPEEWSAKYGRNFEKIAAYKTVKVKKDKNEVTEALKGVDIVTFLSSSTVEAFVESLDGDLDEVKGIKFASIGPVTSETMKKLGLTVDIEAKEFTANGILKAIEEAM
- the hemB gene encoding porphobilinogen synthase, whose amino-acid sequence is MFKRHRRLRSSQVMRDMVKDIYIDVRDFVYPLFIEEEKGIKKEIPSMPGQYRISLDMLEPELDEIWNLGIRSVLLFGIPIEKDPMGKEAYNDFGVVQEAVRLIKKLHPEMLVITDVCMCEYTSHGHCGILSGPHVLNDETLYYLSKIAVSHAKAGADMVAPSDMMDGRIQAMRKALDNEGFINTPIMSYSVKYASSFYGPFRDAADSAPSFGDRKTYQMDFRSTKEALREAEADLEEGADILIVKPALAYLDVIKRLYRRYDVPIAAYNVSAEYSMVKAAAEKGWIDEKGIVVEKMYALKRAGASIIITYHAKDIARWLKNNEID
- the hemL gene encoding glutamate-1-semialdehyde 2,1-aminomutase, producing the protein MRYKNSAEIFERAKKVIPGGVNSPVRAFGSVNKSYPIFAKRAKGSKIWCEDNNEYIDYICSWGPMILGHNHERVVAGVREAIEDGSSFGLPTKMEVELAELVIKCYPSIEKIRLTTSGTEATMAAVRLARAYTKKNKILKFEGCYHGHSDSLMVKAGSGLLTDGYQDSNGITEGTIRDTLTLPFGRLDLVEELFAKDEDIACIIMEPIPANMGIIETDVEFLKGIRELCTANNTVLIFDEVISGFRLALGGAQELYEVTPDLTTLGKIIGGGYPVGAFGGKNELMDMIAPVGDVYHAGTLSGNPVSVRAGYETISILLENKDTLYRELKEKVDYITSNIEKISEKNGVPVCINKLGSLFTIFFTEKEEIKTLDDVIETDGEKYARYFNVMLDSGVVTPPSKYEAHFVSAAHTKDDMDKTLEIIDKAFEEISKM